The following are encoded in a window of Brevibacillus ruminantium genomic DNA:
- a CDS encoding ABC transporter permease translates to MKAELQPRSAPARRMSLTASPAFVYVLVSPLFLILLAYVIYPLWETFVASIQVEGETTWKNYIRFFSLEHTANLEALWTSIYISVLSVITCGIVGVTMAFLLERYEFPGRKILSVLVLVPMALPPLIGVLSFTFLYGESGIFPRALKELFGLAQVPFSLKGIWGVVVVHTFTMYTYFFMTASAAIKGLDPSLEEAAASLGAGRLTVWRRVILPMLTPALVASSLLVFMISMASYTAPLIFGIDRTMTMQIYLSRTNGDLDMAAAQSTILSIVSVAFLLLMRWYQGARNYQNLSKGISVHRTEITSKTGRYISMVLAFLGVVILMLPILVLVLISFSVDGTWTVQILPPKYTLDHYLDLFTDKKTWRPIMNSLQLSGIATIGIVLFGVAAAYAMVRMRFRGKTLLDVLIMLPWALPGTVVAVNLIAAFSEPTVFSFNQVLIGTFWIIPLAYFVRHLPLVFRSTSATLMQMDPSVEEAARNLGASWWYSFRRVVFPMAFAGILAGTLLAFVQCIGEFVASILIFTPRTTPLSVAIFQRMYSFEFGTACAYGVLQIAVIIIVLFISRKLTGDNASSAV, encoded by the coding sequence ATGAAAGCAGAGCTGCAGCCGAGATCTGCACCCGCCAGGCGAATGTCGTTGACCGCTTCACCGGCGTTTGTGTACGTACTGGTATCTCCGTTGTTTTTGATTTTGCTGGCGTACGTGATTTATCCGCTATGGGAGACGTTTGTCGCCAGTATCCAGGTTGAGGGAGAGACGACGTGGAAAAACTACATCCGCTTCTTCAGCCTGGAGCACACAGCCAATCTGGAAGCGCTGTGGACCAGCATTTATATCTCTGTTTTAAGCGTCATCACCTGCGGGATTGTCGGCGTGACGATGGCTTTCCTGCTGGAGCGGTACGAATTTCCCGGACGCAAGATCCTCTCTGTACTGGTGTTGGTGCCGATGGCCCTGCCGCCGCTGATCGGCGTGTTGTCGTTTACTTTTCTGTACGGAGAGAGCGGGATTTTCCCCCGCGCGCTCAAAGAGCTTTTTGGACTGGCGCAGGTGCCCTTTTCCTTAAAAGGGATATGGGGCGTGGTCGTGGTCCACACCTTTACGATGTACACCTATTTCTTCATGACGGCCTCAGCGGCGATCAAGGGCCTCGACCCGTCGCTTGAAGAGGCGGCAGCGAGCCTCGGAGCCGGACGCCTAACGGTTTGGAGACGCGTCATCCTGCCGATGCTGACTCCGGCGCTGGTGGCGTCGTCGCTTCTGGTCTTCATGATCTCCATGGCTTCCTACACCGCTCCGTTGATTTTTGGGATTGATCGGACGATGACCATGCAGATTTACCTGTCACGCACCAATGGCGATCTGGACATGGCCGCAGCGCAGTCGACGATTCTCTCGATCGTCTCCGTCGCCTTCCTGCTGTTGATGCGCTGGTATCAGGGAGCGCGCAATTATCAGAATCTGAGCAAAGGCATCAGCGTACACCGAACGGAAATCACCAGCAAGACTGGCCGCTATATCTCGATGGTACTGGCCTTTCTGGGAGTCGTGATCTTGATGCTGCCGATCCTCGTGCTGGTGCTGATTTCCTTCTCTGTAGACGGCACCTGGACTGTTCAGATTTTGCCGCCGAAATATACGCTGGATCACTACCTCGACCTGTTTACCGACAAAAAGACCTGGCGTCCGATCATGAACAGTTTGCAGCTCAGCGGCATTGCGACGATCGGGATTGTCCTGTTTGGAGTGGCGGCGGCATACGCGATGGTTCGCATGCGCTTTCGCGGGAAAACCCTGTTAGACGTGCTGATCATGCTGCCTTGGGCACTGCCTGGCACCGTGGTTGCCGTCAATTTGATCGCAGCCTTCAGCGAGCCGACGGTATTCAGCTTTAATCAGGTGTTGATCGGCACCTTCTGGATCATACCGCTGGCCTACTTTGTCCGCCATCTGCCCCTGGTCTTCCGCTCCACCTCGGCGACCCTGATGCAGATGGACCCGTCTGTCGAGGAGGCAGCCCGCAATCTGGGAGCATCGTGGTGGTACAGCTTTCGCCGGGTCGTGTTTCCGATGGCATTTGCCGGGATTTTGGCCGGGACGCTGCTGGCATTTGTCCAGTGTATCGGGGAGTTCGTCGCGTCCATCCTGATCTTTACGCCGCGGACGACACCGCTCTCCGTGGCGATTTTCCAGAGGATGTATTCATTTGAATTCGGCACCGCATGCGCGTACGGAGTGTTGCAGATCGCTGTCATCATCATCGTACTCTTCATCTCCAGAAAATTGACCGGCGACAATGCAAGCTCTGCTGTCTAG
- a CDS encoding extracellular solute-binding protein, whose product MKKSNSTLKKWMRGVFASSLALTVAACSGGGQSEQTKPADNSGNQPAPSGGDAKPAEPEGDQKIIVYTARDKNIFEIVLPKFKEKYPNIEVETLEMGAQQILERVRAEKANPQADFWWGGTQSALSTAADEGLLEAYKPTFADKIPDLYKDPQDRWYGEMLLPEVIMYNSEALKPEEAPQDWDELVDPKFKDKIVIRNVLQSGTMRTIYSAMIYRQGPDTPEKGYEWLKKLDANTKEYTQDPTNLYLKLDRQEGVISLWNLQDVLIQSKQNNHPYDFIYPKSGAPILVDGVGLVKGAKNAEAAKKFYEFLFSPEIAAQLAKERYQFPSRTDISKDDLPDFMKNLDLKPLELDWSVMAQKEKEWMQHWDENIKGKGKK is encoded by the coding sequence TTGAAAAAGTCCAACAGCACTTTGAAAAAATGGATGCGCGGCGTGTTTGCCAGCTCTCTGGCCCTGACCGTTGCTGCTTGCTCCGGCGGCGGACAGTCTGAGCAGACCAAACCGGCGGATAATTCCGGCAACCAGCCAGCTCCGTCCGGTGGTGACGCGAAGCCGGCAGAGCCGGAAGGCGATCAAAAGATCATTGTCTACACGGCTCGCGACAAAAATATTTTCGAAATTGTCCTGCCCAAGTTTAAAGAAAAGTACCCGAATATCGAAGTGGAGACGCTGGAGATGGGCGCGCAGCAAATTCTGGAGCGCGTCCGCGCGGAAAAAGCCAACCCGCAGGCCGATTTCTGGTGGGGCGGCACGCAGTCGGCACTGAGCACTGCAGCAGATGAGGGTTTGCTGGAAGCATACAAGCCAACCTTTGCAGACAAGATTCCGGATTTGTACAAAGATCCGCAGGACCGCTGGTATGGAGAAATGCTGCTGCCTGAGGTCATCATGTACAACTCGGAGGCGCTGAAGCCGGAAGAAGCCCCGCAAGACTGGGATGAGCTTGTCGATCCCAAGTTCAAGGATAAAATCGTGATCCGCAACGTCCTCCAATCGGGAACGATGAGGACCATCTACTCCGCCATGATCTACCGCCAAGGACCAGACACCCCGGAAAAAGGCTACGAGTGGCTCAAAAAGCTGGACGCCAACACCAAGGAATACACCCAAGACCCAACCAACCTCTACCTCAAGCTCGACCGTCAGGAAGGCGTCATTTCTCTGTGGAACCTGCAGGACGTACTGATTCAGAGCAAGCAAAATAACCATCCGTATGACTTTATCTATCCGAAGAGCGGCGCCCCGATTCTCGTTGACGGTGTCGGCCTGGTAAAAGGCGCGAAAAATGCTGAGGCTGCCAAGAAGTTTTACGAATTCCTGTTCAGCCCGGAAATCGCTGCACAGCTTGCCAAGGAACGCTATCAATTCCCATCTCGCACGGATATCAGCAAAGACGATCTGCCTGACTTCATGAAAAATCTGGACCTCAAACCGCTGGAGCTGGATTGGAGCGTCATGGCCCAAAAGGAAAAAGAATGGATGCAGCATTGGGACGAAAACATCAAAGGCAAAGGGAAAAAATAA
- a CDS encoding PIG-L family deacetylase — translation MGNTVDYPPIPVSARPLHGEHGLIDLWTAIKPLATIASAMNTGAHPDDEHSSMLAYLALGKGVQTSSIIATRGEGGQNEIGCELGSALGIIRTRELEEASAKSNVTLGILSEDFYDPIYDFGFSKSAEETLEKWGEGVVYERLVRKIRELRPDVVIPCFENEPTTHGHHRAITILTERAFREAADPQVFPEHLEQGLLPWQIKKYYVPSTAEDYHVAVPVGEYDQTYGASYVQLGERSRFMHKTQGMGVHYDEGPTYNYYRLEASVIAAQRKERDFFSGLPFTLADLAAEVAEKGAADAAEALQRLHEAALDVLEAYPRFSEVAARVHRMKALLRVAQEEVASSSLGEAMIVDLLYRLGVKEAQLNQASAEALSLVVKIKPETGELVGGQTTTVTVTAYNGGSTDVEHVQLRLRVPDEWTAKPLTPTCFPKVGYNQTVCAVYELKIPAEAPLFHPYKPPVFDVEAHYFAFDTAAAIRVEPDASVAVLPPYAVALTPSAIVLNTLRQDEAIPVTVTVKQYRHGVHQPKVSLQVPPGWEAEPPVAELPFSFRGESQTVSFTVRPHEQVENGKYLLSALIVAADGSVEVSRDVQVIEYPHVGRSYFIRPAELTVQAFDLAIPENQRVGYVSSGFDNIDKYLRSVGVHCVNLDESDIQSGDLSRYDTIVLGIRAYGFRKELIASNQRLLKYVEDGGTLVVQYHKPEDKWKPQLAPYPIFIGESLIDWRVTDEHSPVRILAPAHPLFHFPNQITSADWDGWVQERSIYNPSRWGSEYTELIATSDPGEPEFRGIFLTAPYGKGIYTYSSLAWFREIPQLVPGAFRLFVNMISQKQ, via the coding sequence ATGGGGAATACCGTCGATTATCCGCCGATTCCCGTCTCCGCCCGCCCTCTGCATGGTGAGCACGGGCTGATCGATCTGTGGACGGCGATCAAGCCGCTCGCGACGATTGCCAGCGCGATGAATACAGGGGCCCATCCCGACGATGAGCACAGCTCGATGCTGGCCTATCTGGCATTGGGAAAAGGGGTGCAGACGTCCAGTATCATTGCAACGCGGGGAGAAGGCGGCCAAAATGAAATCGGCTGCGAGCTGGGCAGTGCACTGGGGATTATTCGAACCAGGGAGCTGGAGGAGGCTTCGGCAAAAAGCAATGTCACGCTGGGCATTCTCAGCGAGGATTTTTACGATCCGATCTATGACTTCGGCTTTTCCAAATCGGCGGAGGAGACATTGGAGAAATGGGGCGAGGGCGTTGTTTACGAGCGACTGGTCCGCAAGATTCGGGAGCTGCGGCCCGATGTCGTCATTCCTTGCTTTGAAAATGAACCGACGACACATGGTCATCATCGCGCAATCACCATTTTGACAGAGCGAGCCTTCCGCGAAGCGGCAGATCCCCAGGTTTTTCCGGAGCATCTGGAGCAGGGCCTGCTGCCATGGCAAATCAAGAAATACTATGTGCCGTCCACCGCCGAAGATTACCATGTGGCGGTGCCGGTAGGAGAGTATGACCAAACCTACGGGGCCTCCTATGTGCAGCTGGGGGAGCGGTCCCGCTTCATGCACAAAACCCAGGGCATGGGTGTTCACTATGATGAAGGGCCGACCTACAATTACTACCGCTTGGAGGCGTCGGTCATCGCTGCCCAGCGGAAAGAACGTGATTTTTTCTCCGGACTGCCGTTTACCCTGGCCGATTTGGCAGCGGAAGTGGCGGAAAAGGGCGCAGCAGACGCCGCAGAAGCCCTGCAACGCCTGCATGAAGCGGCGCTGGATGTGCTGGAGGCCTACCCCCGGTTTTCCGAAGTGGCTGCCCGCGTCCACCGTATGAAAGCCCTTCTTCGCGTCGCCCAGGAGGAAGTAGCTTCGTCGTCATTGGGCGAGGCGATGATTGTGGATCTCCTCTATCGTCTCGGGGTCAAGGAAGCCCAGCTCAATCAGGCCAGCGCCGAAGCGCTTTCGCTCGTCGTTAAAATCAAGCCGGAGACGGGTGAGCTGGTCGGCGGTCAGACGACAACCGTAACGGTGACGGCCTACAATGGCGGCTCGACGGATGTCGAGCATGTACAGCTTCGCTTGCGCGTGCCGGATGAGTGGACGGCCAAGCCGCTGACGCCCACCTGCTTTCCCAAAGTGGGCTACAACCAGACCGTTTGCGCCGTGTATGAATTAAAAATCCCTGCCGAAGCTCCTTTGTTTCACCCTTACAAGCCGCCGGTTTTTGATGTTGAGGCTCATTATTTTGCCTTTGATACAGCGGCGGCGATTCGCGTCGAGCCGGATGCCAGTGTCGCTGTCCTGCCTCCTTACGCGGTTGCATTGACGCCATCGGCGATTGTCCTGAACACACTGCGCCAGGACGAAGCGATCCCGGTTACTGTTACGGTGAAGCAGTATCGGCACGGGGTGCACCAGCCGAAGGTTTCCCTGCAGGTGCCACCAGGCTGGGAGGCTGAACCGCCCGTAGCCGAACTGCCTTTTTCGTTTCGCGGGGAGTCGCAGACCGTCTCCTTTACGGTGCGTCCACATGAACAGGTAGAAAATGGAAAGTACCTGCTGTCTGCTCTAATTGTCGCTGCTGATGGAAGCGTAGAAGTTTCGCGGGACGTACAGGTGATCGAATACCCCCATGTGGGGCGCAGCTATTTTATTCGCCCTGCGGAATTGACCGTACAGGCTTTTGATCTGGCAATCCCGGAGAACCAGCGGGTCGGCTACGTCTCCAGCGGTTTTGACAATATCGACAAATACCTTCGTTCGGTTGGCGTTCACTGCGTCAATCTGGACGAGAGCGATATCCAGTCAGGCGATTTGTCCCGCTACGACACGATCGTGCTCGGCATCCGCGCCTACGGTTTTCGAAAAGAGCTGATCGCAAGCAACCAAAGGCTGCTGAAATACGTGGAAGACGGGGGAACCCTCGTCGTCCAGTACCACAAGCCGGAGGACAAATGGAAGCCACAGCTTGCCCCTTATCCGATTTTTATCGGCGAGTCCCTGATTGACTGGCGCGTGACCGACGAACACTCGCCTGTCCGCATTTTGGCACCGGCGCATCCGCTGTTCCACTTTCCGAATCAAATCACTTCAGCGGATTGGGACGGCTGGGTACAAGAGCGCTCGATCTACAACCCGTCCCGCTGGGGCAGCGAGTATACCGAGCTGATCGCGACCAGCGATCCAGGCGAACCGGAATTTCGCGGCATCTTTTTGACCGCTCCTTACGGCAAGGGAATCTACACGTACAGCTCGCTGGCCTGGTTCCGGGAGATTCCCCAGCTCGTTCCCGGAGCGTTCCGGCTCTTTGTCAACATGATCAGTCAAAAGCAGTAA
- a CDS encoding ABC transporter ATP-binding protein — protein MSSVTLDHVHKRFGKAKGVEDVHIHIESGEFFTFLGPSGCGKTTTLRMIAGFYFPTEGRISFGSRDVTGLPPNKRNTGMVFQNYALFPHMTVFENIAFGLQVRKQTKAEIKDRVEKIMKLVRLEGYSGRRIDQLSGGQQQRVALARALVIEPQILLLDEPLSNLDAKLREETRYEIKRLQMELGITTIYVTHDQAEAMSMSDRIMVMNSGVVQQIGTPHDIYHRPVNRFVASFIGETNLWEATVKGIEGDNVYVEVTPDITLCGSKRQASPEVHLAVGEKVALSIRPEVIKESAGADGENVVRGTVALAEFTGACVNYVTSVGPHQLKSMFINQGGMVKQRGEAISLYLPKESIYFAG, from the coding sequence ATGAGCAGCGTAACACTGGATCACGTACATAAGCGATTTGGCAAAGCCAAAGGGGTCGAAGATGTCCACATTCACATTGAATCAGGGGAATTCTTCACGTTTTTGGGCCCCAGCGGCTGCGGAAAGACGACCACCCTGCGCATGATCGCCGGCTTTTACTTTCCCACAGAAGGACGCATTTCGTTTGGCAGCCGGGATGTGACGGGATTGCCGCCGAACAAGCGAAACACCGGGATGGTCTTTCAAAACTACGCTCTTTTTCCACATATGACCGTGTTTGAAAATATCGCCTTTGGCCTGCAGGTGCGCAAGCAGACGAAGGCAGAGATCAAGGATCGCGTGGAAAAAATCATGAAGCTGGTCCGGCTGGAAGGGTACAGCGGACGGAGAATCGATCAATTATCCGGCGGTCAGCAGCAGCGGGTTGCACTGGCGCGGGCGCTGGTGATTGAGCCGCAAATCCTCCTGCTCGATGAACCGCTGTCCAATCTGGATGCCAAGCTGCGGGAAGAGACTCGCTATGAAATCAAACGCTTGCAGATGGAGCTGGGAATAACCACGATCTACGTTACGCACGATCAGGCAGAGGCGATGTCGATGTCGGATCGGATCATGGTGATGAACAGCGGGGTTGTTCAGCAAATCGGGACGCCGCATGACATCTACCATCGGCCGGTGAACCGCTTTGTTGCTTCTTTTATCGGCGAGACCAATTTGTGGGAGGCAACCGTAAAGGGCATCGAAGGAGACAATGTTTACGTAGAAGTGACGCCGGACATAACGCTGTGCGGCTCAAAGCGGCAGGCTTCCCCAGAGGTGCATCTGGCTGTCGGAGAAAAGGTAGCCTTGTCAATTCGGCCCGAGGTGATCAAGGAAAGTGCGGGAGCGGACGGTGAGAACGTGGTGAGGGGAACCGTGGCGCTTGCCGAGTTTACCGGTGCCTGCGTCAACTACGTGACCAGCGTCGGACCCCACCAGTTGAAAAGCATGTTTATCAACCAGGGCGGTATGGTCAAGCAGCGGGGAGAAGCCATTTCCCTGTATCTACCGAAAGAATCCATCTACTTTGCCGGGTAA
- a CDS encoding LysR family transcriptional regulator produces MELRNLRTFQVVAEHLNLTKAAEHLGYSQPTITLQIQALERELGHSLLNRVGKKTFLTPAGKIVNQYTEQLFSVIQLMEEELNQLNNPFGNLVVAAPEFYCTQYMPQMLKSYLDMHPQVNLQVISCNSQETLRKVLNHEADVGIIAGKCEVPDIHATVVDLEAFALVATPKMVAGRSLSEVLDRFPFLSYQEGCNLDGFISQCLSEISYSPSSVIKCTSEETIKRAVLNQTGVAFLSTALVEAELKSGSLKELHRFTERAETSVICLDRRKEEAAIQTFAELVGDVWQSVREYE; encoded by the coding sequence ATGGAGCTTCGTAATTTAAGGACCTTTCAGGTCGTCGCCGAACATCTGAATTTGACCAAAGCTGCCGAGCATCTGGGGTACAGCCAGCCGACCATCACCCTGCAGATTCAGGCGCTGGAAAGAGAGCTGGGACACTCTCTGTTGAACCGGGTGGGGAAAAAAACCTTTCTCACACCGGCAGGCAAGATCGTCAATCAGTACACGGAGCAGCTTTTTTCTGTCATCCAGCTCATGGAGGAAGAGCTGAACCAGCTCAATAATCCCTTTGGGAATCTGGTGGTGGCTGCGCCGGAATTTTACTGTACGCAGTACATGCCGCAGATGCTCAAGTCCTATTTGGACATGCATCCGCAGGTTAATCTGCAGGTGATTTCCTGCAACAGTCAGGAGACCCTCCGAAAAGTGCTGAACCACGAAGCAGACGTCGGGATCATCGCCGGGAAATGTGAGGTGCCGGATATCCATGCAACCGTCGTGGATCTGGAAGCCTTCGCCCTCGTGGCGACGCCGAAGATGGTTGCGGGCCGCAGCCTATCTGAGGTATTGGACCGCTTTCCGTTCTTGTCCTATCAGGAAGGGTGCAACCTGGACGGATTTATCAGCCAGTGTCTGTCAGAGATCAGCTATTCTCCTTCCTCTGTAATCAAATGCACCAGTGAGGAGACGATCAAGCGAGCCGTGCTGAATCAAACGGGGGTAGCCTTTCTCAGTACCGCTTTGGTCGAGGCAGAGCTCAAATCGGGCTCTCTCAAAGAGCTGCACAGGTTCACGGAGCGGGCGGAAACGTCGGTGATCTGTCTGGACCGGCGAAAAGAGGAGGCCGCGATCCAAACCTTCGCCGAGCTTGTGGGGGACGTATGGCAAAGTGTAAGAGAATACGAGTAG
- a CDS encoding ROK family transcriptional regulator, which produces MRSTNRTGSSKLVKKLNKEEILQQVITHGQISRADISKQTKLSRPCVSALVEEMIREGLLYEVGMGDSRGGRKPILLEYNYQAYAIAGAVFDGSTLDMAIADLKGQFLARFQKRLSLPAQGEFVIEELTQGLDRLMQECGLEKDRLLGIGVGLPGVTQRGSGTVSFSPSTGWMGSPIQQTIEERLGLPVIIDNDVNMMTLGEYVRGVGVGHATVVYIYVGTGIGSGIILDGQFYRGSREAAGEIGFMMIGPDHVRRDGASGVFETHYSAPGIASMAKGFLSDLQEGSSVIEALIRCSREEHAEAVKLLDDVYRHWAYGMANIVSILNPELLILSGEMVHIDEKGVKRIHDWLTEWVPVAPRLEKASLGQQAGLIGAVHSVLEAFPSTRLLDR; this is translated from the coding sequence GTGCGTTCTACCAATAGAACCGGCAGCAGCAAACTTGTCAAGAAATTGAATAAAGAAGAGATTTTGCAACAGGTTATCACACACGGGCAAATATCCCGAGCGGATATCTCCAAGCAGACGAAATTGAGCCGCCCTTGTGTCTCCGCTCTCGTGGAAGAGATGATTCGGGAAGGCCTCCTGTACGAGGTGGGCATGGGAGACTCCCGCGGCGGCCGCAAGCCGATCCTGCTGGAGTATAACTACCAAGCCTACGCCATTGCCGGAGCCGTATTCGATGGCTCCACACTGGATATGGCGATTGCGGATCTCAAGGGACAGTTTCTGGCGCGCTTTCAGAAAAGACTGTCACTCCCGGCTCAGGGAGAATTCGTCATCGAAGAGCTGACACAAGGGCTGGATCGTCTGATGCAGGAGTGCGGCTTGGAAAAGGACCGCCTGCTCGGGATCGGTGTCGGCTTGCCCGGTGTGACCCAGCGCGGAAGCGGCACCGTCAGCTTTTCGCCAAGCACAGGCTGGATGGGCTCACCGATTCAGCAGACGATTGAGGAGCGGCTTGGTTTGCCCGTCATCATAGACAATGACGTAAATATGATGACGCTGGGTGAATACGTCCGCGGGGTAGGTGTCGGTCACGCCACTGTGGTGTACATATACGTGGGGACAGGAATCGGCTCCGGCATTATCCTGGACGGTCAATTTTACCGGGGGAGCCGGGAGGCCGCAGGTGAAATCGGCTTCATGATGATCGGTCCCGATCACGTACGAAGAGACGGCGCGTCAGGGGTCTTCGAAACGCATTACTCTGCACCCGGCATTGCCAGCATGGCCAAGGGATTTCTCTCTGACCTTCAGGAAGGTTCGAGTGTCATAGAAGCGCTGATTCGCTGCTCACGGGAGGAACATGCAGAAGCGGTCAAACTTCTGGATGACGTATACCGGCACTGGGCATACGGAATGGCCAATATTGTCAGCATTCTGAACCCGGAGCTGCTGATCCTGAGCGGGGAGATGGTCCATATCGATGAAAAAGGGGTGAAGCGCATACACGATTGGCTGACCGAGTGGGTACCGGTTGCGCCTCGTCTGGAAAAGGCCAGTCTCGGCCAGCAGGCAGGTCTCATTGGTGCCGTCCACAGCGTATTGGAGGCTTTTCCGTCTACAAGACTGCTGGACAGGTAG